A genome region from Pseudoalteromonas tetraodonis includes the following:
- a CDS encoding phosphoglycerate kinase — protein MSVIKMADLDLNGKRVLIREDLNVPVKAGKVTSDARIRAALPTIKLALEKGAKVMVMSHLGRPTEGQYEEEFSLAPVVDYLNDALEQTVRLEKDYLNGVDVADNEVVVFENVRFNKGEKKDDETLSKQLAALCDVYVMDAFGTAHRAQASTHGVGLFADVACAGPLLSAELEALGKALDNPARPLVAIVGGSKVSTKLTVLDSLSKIVDQLVTGGGIANTFIAAAGYPVGKSLFEADLMDEANRLCAAAKANNGEIPVPTDVVVGNEFSESAVATLKDVSEVTSDDMIFDIGPDTANKLAKIIANAGTVVWNGPVGVFEFDQFGNGTRAIAKAIADSSAFSIAGGGDTLAAIDKYGISDKVSYISTGGGAFLEFLEGKKLPAVAMLESRAK, from the coding sequence ATGTCGGTCATTAAAATGGCAGATTTAGATTTAAACGGCAAACGCGTATTAATTCGTGAAGATTTAAATGTACCCGTTAAAGCAGGAAAAGTGACGTCAGATGCACGTATTCGTGCTGCGTTACCTACTATCAAACTAGCGTTAGAGAAAGGCGCGAAAGTGATGGTTATGTCACACCTTGGCCGTCCTACGGAAGGGCAATACGAAGAAGAGTTTTCATTGGCTCCGGTTGTCGATTACTTAAATGATGCACTTGAGCAAACAGTTCGCCTAGAAAAAGATTACTTAAACGGCGTTGATGTTGCAGATAACGAAGTCGTTGTTTTTGAAAACGTGCGTTTTAATAAAGGCGAGAAAAAAGACGACGAAACCTTATCAAAGCAATTAGCTGCATTATGTGACGTGTACGTAATGGATGCTTTTGGTACTGCGCATCGCGCACAAGCATCAACGCATGGTGTAGGTTTATTTGCTGATGTAGCGTGTGCCGGTCCATTATTATCGGCTGAACTTGAAGCGCTAGGCAAAGCACTTGATAACCCAGCACGCCCATTAGTGGCGATTGTGGGTGGCTCTAAAGTGTCAACTAAGTTAACCGTACTTGATTCGTTATCTAAAATTGTTGACCAGCTTGTTACCGGTGGCGGTATTGCTAATACCTTTATTGCCGCTGCAGGTTATCCTGTAGGTAAGTCCCTTTTTGAAGCTGACTTAATGGACGAAGCTAATCGCTTATGTGCAGCAGCAAAAGCTAACAATGGTGAAATTCCAGTACCGACTGATGTTGTTGTGGGTAATGAATTCTCAGAATCAGCTGTAGCAACACTTAAAGATGTAAGCGAAGTTACCAGCGACGATATGATTTTTGATATTGGCCCTGATACAGCAAACAAACTTGCAAAAATTATTGCTAATGCGGGCACTGTTGTATGGAATGGCCCAGTGGGTGTGTTTGAGTTTGATCAATTTGGTAATGGCACTCGCGCTATTGCAAAAGCGATTGCTGATTCAAGCGCATTTTCTATTGCTGGTGGTGGTGACACCCTAGCGGCAATTGATAAGTATGGCATTAGTGATAAAGTATCGTATATCTCTACAGGTGGTGGTGCGTTCTTAGAGTTTTTAGAAGGCAAAAAACTACCTGCAGTTGCAATGCTAGAATCACGCGCTAAATAA
- the epd gene encoding erythrose-4-phosphate dehydrogenase codes for MAIKLAINGFGRIGRNIVRALYESGLSDEIKIVAINELADPEAIAHLLKYDTSHGRFAFPVKLGEDTISVADDTIALFCEQNPVELPWQTLDVDVVLECTGVYHSREHAQLHLTAGAKKVLFSHPADNDVDATIVYGINDDELKSEHTIVSNGSCTTNCVVPVIKVLDDAFGIESGAITTIHASMNDQQVIDAYHHDLRRTRAASQSIIPVDTKLARGIDRILPKFKGRFEAIAVRVPTINVTAMDLSVTVNADVDLSAVNNALKAQAKDRLEGILSYTEEPLVSVDFNHDPHSCIIDGTQTRVSHKRLIKLLVWCDNEWGFANRMLDTARAMMAFK; via the coding sequence ATGGCAATCAAACTTGCAATTAATGGTTTTGGTCGTATTGGTCGAAATATTGTCCGTGCACTATACGAATCAGGCTTAAGCGACGAGATCAAAATTGTTGCAATTAACGAACTAGCCGACCCTGAAGCTATTGCCCATTTATTAAAATACGACACCTCTCATGGTCGTTTTGCTTTTCCAGTTAAACTAGGTGAAGACACTATCAGCGTTGCTGATGACACCATTGCGTTATTTTGTGAACAAAATCCAGTTGAATTACCGTGGCAAACGTTAGATGTTGACGTGGTGCTTGAATGTACGGGGGTTTACCACTCACGTGAGCATGCACAGTTACATTTGACTGCGGGCGCAAAAAAGGTGCTGTTTTCACATCCTGCGGATAATGATGTTGATGCCACTATTGTTTACGGTATTAATGACGATGAGCTTAAAAGCGAGCATACTATTGTCTCTAATGGCTCGTGTACAACTAACTGCGTCGTTCCTGTTATTAAAGTACTCGATGATGCCTTTGGCATTGAATCAGGTGCTATTACGACCATTCATGCGTCAATGAACGATCAGCAAGTAATTGATGCGTATCATCATGATTTACGCCGTACGCGTGCCGCCAGCCAGTCTATTATTCCTGTAGATACAAAATTAGCCCGTGGTATAGACCGTATTTTACCTAAATTTAAAGGTCGCTTTGAGGCCATTGCGGTCCGTGTACCGACCATTAATGTGACGGCGATGGATTTAAGTGTCACGGTTAATGCAGATGTAGATTTAAGTGCGGTTAATAATGCGCTTAAAGCACAAGCTAAAGACCGCCTTGAAGGTATTTTAAGTTACACCGAAGAGCCGTTGGTATCGGTTGATTTTAACCATGACCCACATTCTTGTATCATAGATGGCACACAGACACGTGTTAGTCATAAACGACTGATAAAGTTATTAGTTTGGTGTGATAACGAGTGGGGGTTTGCGAATCGCATGCTCGATACCGCGCGTGCTATGATGGCATTTAAGTAA
- a CDS encoding SIMPL domain-containing protein yields the protein MKLIIAIFITLFPLITFANSSVPANRHIAVQGSAEVFVEPDMAQIIFEVKSTEDTFLEAKRELDGRISLLLEQSDKYGFGQDDVYISGLKSKVYTMIGTESGTVSGDKYLALKTVKVTLKDIKKVDEFINFSQSLKIDNIEKINGLSSKVNQLEAEATQLAIDNAKAKGNKLAQAFGAELGNVYSISANSSSSDYDYDAGGVKHIILSSHRNSMVASNNENPFMQQQYLGATISVKASIKVVFDLKLK from the coding sequence ATGAAACTTATCATCGCTATTTTTATTACCTTATTCCCTCTTATTACTTTTGCTAATTCAAGCGTGCCAGCTAATCGTCACATTGCAGTGCAGGGGTCAGCTGAGGTATTTGTTGAGCCTGATATGGCTCAAATTATATTTGAAGTAAAAAGCACTGAAGATACATTCCTTGAGGCTAAACGTGAGCTTGATGGCCGGATTAGCTTGTTACTTGAACAATCAGACAAATACGGTTTTGGCCAAGACGATGTTTATATATCTGGTTTAAAAAGCAAGGTATACACTATGATTGGTACAGAATCTGGGACTGTTTCAGGCGATAAGTATTTAGCCCTGAAAACAGTTAAAGTCACATTAAAAGATATTAAAAAAGTCGATGAATTTATTAATTTTTCTCAAAGCTTAAAAATAGACAATATCGAAAAAATTAATGGTTTATCCTCTAAAGTTAATCAGTTAGAGGCAGAGGCAACACAATTAGCAATCGATAACGCAAAAGCGAAGGGAAATAAGCTCGCTCAAGCTTTTGGCGCTGAACTTGGCAACGTTTACAGTATCAGTGCAAATTCCAGCAGCTCAGATTACGATTATGACGCGGGCGGTGTTAAGCACATTATTTTATCTAGCCACAGAAATAGTATGGTTGCTAGTAATAACGAGAATCCATTTATGCAGCAGCAATATTTAGGCGCAACAATAAGCGTTAAAGCATCAATAAAGGTGGTGTTTGATTTAAAACTAAAATAG
- a CDS encoding DUF294 nucleotidyltransferase-like domain-containing protein has product MSSEQQEVAQFINKQAPFSMLQDSACSYFVNHLDSIYLTRENQTQWLNSEQPKLFLIRSGLYDLVDAKGDTVTRLTQGDYFGYPSLLTGDAIQNSLEVQKEGIVYMLDQTHFDYLRREYKAFEQYFVRAHANRLLSSHYKSNNDSWSERKISEIMTRKAITLPPDASIRHSAKKMQEHGVSSIMITENSHLVGVVTDRDLRNRVLADEVDPAQAINSIMTNKPKFIFENNRVFSALHLMLKHNIHHLPVLDENHKPLGMITSTDLLRQQKSDPVQLIGRIYKAHNVADLKRYAKEIPELLKGFSNNIDDISLIGKLLSGLTDALTSRLIFLFQQQHGVAPTSFSFICFGSQAREEQTLHSDQDNGLLLPDGLNDEQHAYFKQMGEFVCENLVECGIRRCPGNIMASSDACRMSVSDWRAKFLKWITSPTPQAMLNCKIFFDLRFIEGSTTLYSQFCEELTHISRNDLFYAAMASDVNTNSAPIGLFNNFKTEKTEQHHKYIDLKKRGVVIINDLARLYALKVGIRRANTQERLDALLKYSLLSKEDIYNLKDCWRFLTQLRLRTQINEEGLPSNCINPDKLNSLERHQLKEAFYLVKQAQQGAAFKFARGSL; this is encoded by the coding sequence ATGAGTAGTGAGCAACAGGAAGTCGCGCAGTTTATTAACAAGCAAGCACCATTTTCAATGTTACAGGACAGCGCCTGCAGTTATTTTGTTAACCATCTCGATAGTATTTATTTGACCCGAGAAAACCAAACGCAATGGCTTAACAGTGAACAGCCTAAATTATTTTTAATCCGCTCCGGGTTATACGATTTAGTCGATGCCAAAGGCGATACGGTAACGCGTTTAACTCAAGGTGATTACTTTGGTTACCCCTCTTTACTAACGGGAGATGCAATTCAAAACAGTTTAGAAGTACAAAAAGAGGGCATAGTGTATATGCTCGACCAAACGCATTTTGATTATTTACGCCGAGAATATAAAGCCTTTGAGCAATACTTTGTCCGTGCACATGCAAATCGATTACTGTCATCGCATTATAAGAGCAACAACGACAGCTGGTCTGAGCGTAAAATTTCAGAGATCATGACTCGCAAAGCGATAACGCTGCCCCCCGATGCCAGCATCCGTCATAGTGCTAAAAAAATGCAAGAGCATGGGGTTTCTTCAATAATGATCACCGAAAACTCGCACCTTGTTGGGGTGGTTACTGACCGTGATTTACGTAATCGAGTGCTTGCTGATGAGGTGGACCCCGCGCAAGCTATCAATAGTATTATGACCAATAAGCCTAAGTTTATATTTGAAAATAATCGTGTGTTTTCAGCGCTACACTTAATGCTTAAGCATAATATTCATCATTTACCTGTGCTTGATGAAAATCATAAACCGCTAGGTATGATCACTAGTACAGACTTACTACGCCAACAAAAAAGCGACCCTGTCCAGCTCATTGGTCGTATTTATAAAGCGCATAATGTCGCTGATTTAAAGCGTTACGCTAAAGAAATTCCTGAGTTATTAAAGGGGTTTTCTAATAATATTGATGATATTTCACTGATTGGAAAACTACTCAGCGGTTTAACCGATGCGCTAACCTCGAGGCTAATATTTTTATTTCAACAACAACATGGTGTTGCACCTACGAGCTTTAGCTTTATTTGTTTTGGCTCTCAAGCGCGCGAAGAGCAAACACTGCATTCTGATCAAGATAACGGCTTGTTATTACCCGATGGTCTAAACGATGAGCAGCACGCGTACTTTAAACAAATGGGTGAATTTGTTTGTGAAAACTTAGTTGAATGCGGTATTCGTCGTTGCCCTGGTAACATTATGGCCAGCAGTGATGCGTGTCGAATGAGTGTTAGTGATTGGCGGGCGAAGTTTTTAAAGTGGATCACCAGCCCCACACCCCAGGCAATGCTCAACTGTAAAATATTTTTTGATCTGCGTTTTATTGAAGGATCAACCACGCTTTATAGCCAGTTTTGTGAAGAGTTAACCCATATTTCTCGCAACGATCTTTTTTATGCGGCAATGGCCAGCGATGTGAATACCAACAGCGCGCCGATTGGGTTATTTAATAACTTTAAAACTGAAAAAACCGAGCAGCATCACAAATACATCGATCTTAAAAAACGCGGGGTTGTGATCATTAACGATCTGGCAAGGCTGTATGCATTAAAAGTAGGCATCCGCCGTGCTAACACCCAAGAGCGGTTAGACGCTTTATTAAAGTATTCATTGTTAAGCAAAGAAGATATTTATAATTTAAAAGATTGTTGGCGATTTTTAACTCAGCTTCGGCTGCGCACACAAATAAACGAAGAGGGGTTACCCAGCAATTGTATAAACCCAGATAAGCTCAATTCGTTAGAGCGTCATCAGCTTAAAGAAGCGTTTTACCTAGTAAAACAAGCGCAGCAAGGCGCGGCGTTTAAATTTGCGCGTGGGAGTTTGTAA
- a CDS encoding 3'-5' exonuclease produces MVKQLITRYLKRRHLLMQSALKQRYLVIDLELTGLDPKQHEIVSVAWVLIDNECIKNSQSQHLVNKEVKSLEQSPVFHGISTDSVAQGQSLQSILTSLSAHFSDCILVFHNAMLDWGFLKLALKNAGITQRPKLIIDTLQIEKKRLLKHSSDIKLDDLTLNECRKRYDLPSYHCHHALTDAQATAELLLAQCHQISAGKELKVGELT; encoded by the coding sequence ATGGTTAAGCAGCTTATTACTCGTTATTTAAAGCGCCGCCACTTGCTCATGCAAAGTGCTTTAAAGCAACGTTACTTAGTGATTGATTTGGAATTAACAGGGCTTGATCCTAAACAACATGAAATTGTCTCGGTTGCTTGGGTACTGATTGATAACGAATGTATCAAAAACAGTCAGTCGCAGCATTTGGTTAATAAAGAGGTGAAAAGTCTAGAGCAGAGCCCCGTTTTTCATGGCATTAGTACTGACTCGGTGGCACAAGGGCAAAGTTTACAAAGCATTTTAACGTCTTTAAGCGCTCACTTTAGTGACTGTATTTTAGTATTTCATAATGCCATGCTCGATTGGGGTTTTTTAAAGTTAGCACTAAAAAATGCAGGGATCACCCAGCGCCCCAAGTTGATTATCGACACCTTACAAATAGAAAAAAAGCGTCTGCTAAAACATAGCTCAGATATAAAATTAGACGATTTAACTCTTAATGAATGCCGTAAACGCTACGACTTACCAAGCTATCATTGTCATCACGCCCTTACCGATGCACAAGCCACTGCTGAGTTGTTATTAGCCCAATGCCATCAGATAAGCGCCGGTAAGGAGCTCAAAGTAGGCGAGTTGACATAG
- a CDS encoding sodium:solute symporter family protein, with amino-acid sequence MDVQILTFIIVGLSFALYIGIAIWARAGSTNEFYVAGGGVPPLANGMATAADWMSAASFISMAGIISFAGYDGSVYLMGWTGGYVLLAMCLAPYLRKFGKFTVPDFIGDRYYSRTARLVAILCAIFICFTYIAGQMRGVGVVFSRFLEVEIETGVYIGMIIVFFYAVLGGMKGITYTQVAQYCVLVFAYLVPAIFISMMATGHFFPQTGFGATLSDGSGMYVLDKLDGLSTELGFGQYTEGSKSMIDVFAITGALMVGTAGLPHVIVRFFTVPRVKDTRISAAWTLVFIAIVYTTAPAVASFARVNMIDTINGKDGSGTAYADAPAWIKNWERTGLITFNDKNGDGKMFYTSGKITDPNSANEVNVDRDIMVLANPEIADLPAWVIALVAAGGIAAALSTTAGLLLVISTSVSHDLLKRTLKPDITDKQELLAARLAAMIAIVISAYFGINPPGFVASVVAFAFGLAAASFFPAIIMGIFSKSMNKHGAIAGMVTGITFTAAYIIYFKFVSPELNSPENWFLGISPEGIGLVGMIINFAVAAVVMKMTKPTPVEIQEMVEGIRNPKGSSEAHAH; translated from the coding sequence ATGGATGTTCAAATACTCACATTTATAATTGTCGGTTTAAGCTTTGCGCTTTATATCGGTATTGCAATTTGGGCTCGTGCTGGGTCAACAAATGAATTCTACGTTGCTGGTGGCGGTGTACCTCCACTAGCCAATGGTATGGCAACTGCTGCGGATTGGATGAGTGCTGCGTCATTTATTTCAATGGCAGGTATTATTTCGTTTGCTGGCTATGACGGTAGTGTTTACTTAATGGGGTGGACGGGTGGTTATGTACTACTGGCCATGTGTTTAGCGCCTTACTTACGTAAATTCGGCAAGTTTACTGTGCCAGACTTTATCGGGGACCGTTACTACTCACGTACTGCGCGCTTAGTGGCTATTTTATGTGCCATCTTTATTTGTTTTACTTACATTGCGGGTCAAATGCGTGGTGTGGGTGTGGTGTTCTCGCGTTTCTTAGAAGTTGAAATTGAAACCGGCGTTTACATCGGCATGATTATTGTTTTCTTTTATGCTGTACTTGGTGGCATGAAAGGCATTACTTACACGCAAGTTGCGCAGTACTGTGTACTGGTATTTGCTTATTTAGTACCGGCTATTTTCATCTCTATGATGGCAACCGGTCACTTTTTCCCACAAACAGGCTTTGGTGCCACGCTAAGTGATGGTTCAGGCATGTATGTATTGGATAAATTAGATGGTTTAAGTACTGAGTTGGGCTTTGGTCAATACACTGAAGGCTCGAAGAGCATGATTGATGTATTTGCAATTACAGGTGCTCTTATGGTGGGTACTGCTGGTTTACCACATGTAATTGTTCGCTTTTTCACTGTACCTCGCGTAAAGGACACACGTATTTCAGCGGCGTGGACACTGGTGTTCATTGCTATTGTTTACACAACAGCACCTGCAGTAGCTTCGTTTGCCCGTGTAAACATGATTGACACCATTAATGGTAAAGACGGTAGCGGCACAGCGTATGCAGATGCACCTGCATGGATCAAAAACTGGGAACGCACAGGCCTAATTACCTTTAATGATAAAAATGGTGACGGCAAAATGTTTTACACATCAGGTAAAATCACTGACCCTAATAGCGCGAACGAAGTAAACGTTGACCGCGATATTATGGTACTAGCGAACCCTGAAATTGCCGACTTACCAGCATGGGTTATTGCACTCGTTGCTGCTGGTGGTATTGCCGCGGCACTATCGACTACAGCGGGCTTACTATTGGTTATTTCAACCTCAGTATCGCACGATTTGCTAAAACGGACACTCAAACCGGATATAACCGACAAGCAAGAATTACTTGCAGCGAGGTTAGCAGCGATGATTGCTATTGTAATATCCGCCTACTTTGGGATTAACCCGCCAGGATTTGTGGCCTCGGTTGTTGCCTTTGCCTTCGGCTTAGCGGCGGCGAGCTTCTTCCCTGCAATTATTATGGGTATTTTCTCTAAATCAATGAATAAACATGGTGCAATTGCAGGCATGGTAACGGGTATCACCTTTACTGCTGCATACATCATCTACTTCAAGTTTGTGAGCCCAGAGCTTAATAGCCCAGAAAATTGGTTCTTAGGTATTTCACCTGAAGGGATTGGTTTAGTAGGTATGATCATTAACTTTGCAGTAGCGGCAGTTGTAATGAAAATGACTAAACCAACACCAGTTGAAATTCAAGAAATGGTGGAAGGCATTCGTAATCCTAAAGGGTCTAGTGAAGCGCATGCTCACTAA
- a CDS encoding DUF4212 domain-containing protein, whose product MAFKNEEQAKAYWAENISLLFKLLAVWFVVSFGFGILLVDVLNEVRFFGFKLGFWFAQQGAIYTFVALIFVYVFKMNTLDKKYGVDE is encoded by the coding sequence ATGGCTTTTAAAAATGAAGAACAAGCAAAAGCTTATTGGGCAGAAAACATTTCATTACTGTTTAAGTTATTAGCGGTATGGTTTGTGGTCTCTTTTGGCTTTGGCATATTACTTGTAGATGTACTAAATGAAGTACGTTTTTTTGGGTTTAAACTTGGCTTCTGGTTCGCCCAGCAAGGCGCGATTTATACCTTTGTGGCTTTGATTTTTGTGTACGTTTTCAAAATGAATACGTTAGATAAAAAATATGGCGTAGACGAATAG